A window of Danio aesculapii chromosome 16, fDanAes4.1, whole genome shotgun sequence genomic DNA:
actgtaaaccaaattagaaaacatttataaatctacaaatgtaaatctaaaaaacaaaacaagcatttgTTTGTGGGAAAAATCCTCTGTTTACATGCCCGGCTGCGCTGAAGAACAGCTGCAGTGTTTTACAGACCCGCTGAATGTCAAACACGCCGCCTACCTGAGCCTGTTTCAGCCATGCCTTCAGTTATGTGGACGATAATTTTCTTATTCAACTGATATAGCTGTAATTAACTCCACTATTTGAACCGACGGAGAGAAAACGGAGAAGGTGTGTCACTTCTTAGCAGCTTCAGAATTCCGCCATGAATATTACCCACAACCGCCGCGCGAGTGTTTTTTTCAAACCGGAATTTATGTTCGCGATCGACATCTATCGGTTTGGAGGATGAACTACAACAGTTcgttatttaaagggatagttcactcaaacattTAATTTCTGACATCGTTTACTCATcgctcacttgttccaaacctgaatgactttcttctgttgaacaacagctattttgaagaaagctgaaaatctgtaaccactgactaccATAGCATTTGTTTGGAAGTCGCCTTTTTGCTCCAGCAGGTAGGCTACTACatttcaattacattttacaaGACCATTAGAGAAGTACGTTCTATAtaatatgaatgtgagtagtatcaaagagcttagaatcaccaataggtgacactcaatagaacgttctatTGCAACAGCAGCGTCCAGCAACAGCcctggattccgccattttggagtgaaagctaTTGCCGttacgatggcaagcagctgctttgttttttatttatttatttaaaaagcgcattaaagctgagatacaacctgaaagatgacaatacaacacttactatcacaatcatcagcacttttaatagtttattttacagacttattataTGCTGTTGTTGTATTGgaatttttattccaaaatggccgcctcgccatctagtggctgtttcccaaatcgcactagtgtcgcctcttggtgattctatgctctttggtagtATGAAGGGAATTCTACATTCGCCATATCATTATCATGCGACCTaaccagagatgggaagtaacgaagtacaaatacttcaTTTCTGCAGACTAACCATGTTCCAGGCACTCAAACAACAACTCTTCCACATTAAAAGCCTTAAAAGCATTCTCAGGGTGAATACCTATTGCACAATCAAAATTTTGATTGATGTCTTTTTGGGCCAGTATAGTTTTTGAGAAAAGATGGGAAAAGTACTGCCTTCGCATGTGTACGGAAGATGATAGGTATTAACGTGTTCTGTACCCGGTTGTTGCTAAATCGGatatggttgcagctggaagtcaacgagaattatttatattatttattaaatttcccatttattgtattttattaatgtctacccccaccccaaccctaaacccaaccatcacagtaacgtaaaacagtagttgtaccgagtattatttatgctatctatcaaattacccaataaattgtattttttaaacgcCTACTagatactataaaaatattaattattgttatacattctttcattcattcattttcttttcggcttggtccctttattaatctggggtcgccacagcggaatgaactgccaacttatctagcatatgttttaagcagcggatgcccttccagctgcaacccatcactgcgaaacatccatgcacacccattcacacacatacactatggacaatttggcctacccaattcacctacaccacatgtttttgcacttgtgggggaaactggagcacctggaggaaacccatgccaacacggggagaacttgcaaactccacacagaaatgccaactgacccagccaaggctctaaccagcgaccttcttgctgtgaggcgaacgtgctacccactgcgccacccttttttttacttttttatttttttatttaaacaacagcaaatatacaatttaaaCATGACatccaaataatacaaatattactaataacataaataaaataaaatataaattatataaaaaaataaaaagacagctTCAACATAGAAACCTTTATAATGGTAATAAATGGTGATTTAACCAACACAACTGACAGCAAGTTTACTATTCAATTAACTTCAGCTCCTTTGCAACTATAATTGTATCTTGGCATTTCTTGCTATTAATATACTGGAGCGAgtctatatataaatgaaaatctATAATAGAAACCCTTAAACAAGGTTTAGAGTTATTCAATCTatttatgaatatgaaatttaccaaataaaatcaaaagattcATTATAAATTCCACAGATAAATTGTTtgagtcaaaataaaatatgacatttttaggggtcaaattacatttaaaacctgattttttttacataaaacaatAAGTCTTCCCAAAACTTCTTTGAATGTTGACATTCATAAAAAAGATGAACCAAAGACTCTGGATGATCTAAACAGAATGAGCATTTTCCATCAGTCTGCATAAATTTAGGTAATGTATAATTGCTAACATAAATGTTGTGAAGTATTTTTAAATGCAGTTCTCTATGTTTATTACTTATGCAGAAATGAAAAGGAAGCAACCAAGCTTTTTTTCACACAATATCTTCAAAACaaactttcacaaaaaaaaaaaaaactcttggcTTTAaggctctgttttaaaaaaaataataatctaataacttTGTTTGTACCTTTGTTACTACAAAAGTCTACCCCATTTAAGCATAGTACAGGATCAGTTCCATGAGTACTCTATGAGGACATATGACTTCTCATTAGCATTAGTAATCTCTTTtagcattttatgttaaatataatgcaGCAGTGACAGGACTGAccgaaacatggggacaattgtaaatttatttgtattatatatttgtagtacttatttgtagaatttatttataatttcctgTTTTTAATCAAtcgatgtgaatgataacaactcaAACTTGCTATTTCAGATTTTTTGggttctaaataacagttttagcTTAACAAACttttaaagctgtaggttcagttGGGCTGCAAACGAGGACATTGACAGAGTTTATAAATTCGTAAAGTGTTTTAATCAAGAACAAAAATcagagaaccaaatgaatgacctTTACagaactcacagaaatcaaccatcagtccattttagacatttttgggataaaatacattttattcactgtatttaagtttttatatcagggacagataatgtacgtgtctggtagaatgtcccttagatgcattatggattttttttatttattttagtttaagtttCTCCTGCTGTGATTCTTATTTTAATGTGCAGCAGCACGTAGATACGAATAGTGATTATAATTTCCTTATAAAGGGCAACAATATTTTTAACCGAAAAtggaaacaaatatatattaaacaagcTTTCAATTAAGAAATTCATATAattaattcaagtaattttctttaataaatcttACATAAAACATGCCCAACTAATACTTTATTTGATAAATTGTGGGAATTGGTACAGAATGCAACTTTTGTTATAGTTTTGAGAAACTATGAGAAACATTGAGAAAGTTTTTTTATTACTAGTTTGTAGTCCTATAGGAATTTTGGAAATACtttctaaaatagttttttttttcaattcaattcacctttatttgtatagcgcttatacagtgtagattgtgtcaaagcagctccacataaaaggtcatagtaaattggaacagtgtagttcagttttcagagtttaagttcagttcagtttagctcagttcagtgtggtttaataatcactactgagagtccaaacactgaagagcaaatccatcgatgcgcagctctactgatcccgaaccatgcaagccagtggcgacagcggagaggaaaaaaaaaacttcactaattggcgaaagtgaagaaaaaaaccttgagagaaaccagactcagttggccacgaccattttaatttctccgctggccaaacgtcttgtgcagagctgcagtctcagcggcggaggctggaagctggcctcagcgaagactcgtctgtccctggagcgtcacaggaatcagtctcatgttctccactcctccataatcaccacagtagctgctcaggatacggcccggtccaggatatggttCAGTGGTAAAATTAAATGCCAAAGCTGTGGCTTGTTATTCTGAACatgaattgtttgttttcattattcACTATCACCTCAAACTCATCCTTGTATTAGagtttctgtaaaaaaaacttttcttttaaCAAGGTCTctgtttttaaaaggtacatctatttaaaaaatattaaatctgtATACAATCTGTAAATCTGTCATCTTGTGTTTTTCAGTTTTACATCTTTGCCActtcaatttacattttttatgcctgtaaataataataaataaaaacaataaaaataatgtttttagaatagcattttttttattttgtaaggaaattaatgtctgtatttatactgcttttcacaaaaaaaataaaaatagtatcaATACAGTTTAATACAGATAAGATGATTGATggtgaaaatacaaaaaatgtaatacaCACATGCAATCAATGTATtgcattaaatgtaaatgaacatTATTGGCAGTGGTGACACTGCGCACAAGTTAATTATTACATGGTCATTTCTAGAGATAggattattattaaacatttgtcACAGTTATGAATATTTGTGATCAATTACATTGCAGTCTGATTAAAAGATTTCCCCAGGGTATTTTTTCTAGGGATGCACTAAATTTTTGGCCACTGAAAATTATCAggcaaaaactaaattttttgtttttatccgAAAAGAAAAAATGGTTGAAAATATGAGCCAAAAAAGGGTAATGCTGCGCCACACTATCCAGCAATGTTCAGGGTGCTGTTTCACTCTCCCTCCAGCTGTAAACACTGCATACCGGAACGAAAGCACTGTTTCCATTCATTTCAATGCACTATGCAAAAGCCATTTTTGCTGCGGTAACCGAAGCACAAGAGCAGCAGAACAAACCAGTCACAGTCTAAGTTCAAAATAGCTAAATACTTAAAAAGTCGACTCAAATAACACCAACAGAAGATTTCAATATAGCGTACTTCCTGCTGTTTGCAATAGTGCTACAACACCATGCCTCTCGACTAGTTCACTGTCAGTAAAATGTGGTTATTGTATTagcctgtgttttttttatttaattggcaTAATCTAAGTTACTGAGTTAAATTTAAGAAGTCTTACCAGATtaaattatttactaaaatgCTAAACAATTAGGGCAgcacgctggctcagtggttagcactgtagccacagcaagaaggtcactggttcgagttctggttgggtcagttggcatttctgtgtggaatttgcatgttctccccaagttggcatgggtttcctccaggtgctggtttcccccacagtccaaagacttgcagtataggtgaattgaaaaaaataaattggctgtagagtatgagtgtatgtaaatgtgagtgtgtgtggatatttcccagtactgggttgcggctggaagggcatttgctgtgtaaaacatttgccggaatagttggcgattcattccgctgtggtgacttctgataaatctgagactaagccaaaggaaaatgaatgaatgaatgaatgactaaacaaTGATTACAAATCACTTTCAGTTTACGTCCATCAATCGAATACAATTGAATTTTTGATTTTGGTTTAGGCCcagaattttaatttcagtgCATCCTTATTATTTGCACAATATTTTTCTTTATCAGCATGACAACAAGAACCAAATTCAATTACATGCATTTGAAATGAATAATCAACCCAACAATTCTTCTGCTAAAACTTACGAATACTAAAAATGGGGtatcaaaagaaataaaatctTTCAGAAACTAAGGGGACAGATTGTGGCAACAGACAAACAGTTACACAAATGTGGTTATGAGTCAGACTTcggtaaaaaaagatttaaagagcccatattatacatgaaatagggtcatatttaggttgtaagggtctccaacaacagtctaatatgcatgcaaggtcaaaaaacactttgatggacttataatctgcatttatttttacctaattatcccaccgactcccatatgaatcgttcagcgattcatttgttctcaaacccctcctcagcgcgaagctaatctgcgctgattggaccgatgacagcctgctgcgattggtcgacacggacaaggcttcagcacgaggcagagtgaaatgcccagctgctaatctacaatataaaagtagtcacagtgcacacacgcttcatagtggattttggctgccagtgggtgaatgtaaacacagacgatggactagaaaatactgacgactaactattttattgagcaaaaagtccaagaactggcgaggaggtcacagtcttcttgctcttttcacacacacacacacacacacacacagggcctgcgcgtccatagaggaccggctgaatagagagggcgcggcgctcagttatatccgcaaatacccgtgcgttacacacacaaggagacacacacacacacacacacagagggccggcgcgtccatagaggagcggctgaatagagagggcgcggcgcggcgctcagttatatccgcgaatacccgtgcgttacacacacgaggagacacagacacacacacacacacagggccggcgcgtccatagaggagcggcgctcagttatatccgcgaatacccgtgcgttacacacacgaggagacacagacacacacacacacagggccggcacgtccatagaggagcggcgctcagttatatccgcgaatacccgtgcgttacacacacgaggagacacagacacacacacacacacagggccggcgcgtctatagaggagcggcgctcagttatatccgcgaatacccgtgcgttacacacacgaggagacaataatattgagctgaaatattttaaaacttgtccgttgcatgtgtgtaaacagctgacgatccgtaatcaaagcggcacgcgtcgcgttttcaacgtggctttacacgcgatatgagaatataaagagttaacctgatacagtacacgcagttacaagtaacaaaacacaactaaatacataatttgcaagctagagtaaacgaggcaataattttaatcgcacgtacttacacttgtgaaatgggggtagaaactgatccatgatccactgatccatgttctgacagtctatactgatccttcctttaacaaactgatgaagtcttctttaaaagcatatagttttcagaagcactcagaactgctcaaggctgggctatattgctgatgtttcatctttgattagactgtccataatatccatctgcacagcgtgacttcattcgactgtgtctgtgtgtgtctctgtgtgtgtgtgagacttttttttctgttagtgggcggggccgcaggtttcaaatctcccgggtttgcgcgcccaactacttgtgtttcgtagctgcatCATCGCGAAACActtaatgactcgttatcaagacgactcgtttgaagcactatgagtcgactcttttatagatgaatcaataattttaaacactgtacacttacagatttaagccttagctggatatttcacttcacttagagctgtgttacacactacatggaagggcattttcaaaaacccataatatgggctctttgattatcccaaaaaaaaaaaaggattagaAACCAAAAAACACTAAAAGCAAAGttgaaatattgaataaaatgtaaTACTTGAGGAAAGACTTCACAAAGtcagaacttaaaaaaaaaaattctaatataataataatatttgactctGAACGATGGTTTTAAAACCCACCTACATTTAATTCTTATGACAagttatttgtttaatttgaatCAAATCTATTGTATGAGCATTATACATGCTGAATATCAAGTTATGTATTTTTGTACAAGTCTATTcttaataaaattcattcattcctgtATTTTCTGGACTATAAGTCGCTACTTTTTCCTAGGTTTTGAACCATTCGGCTTTTACAAAGGTGCGGCTATTCTGTGGATTTTTCTTCCACCGCTAGGGACGCTCTGACCGGAATTACcagtagaataaaaaataagatagataataaattaatacaaagaAAAATAGACTACCCTACTTTTTCTTTAGCAGATAGAACACGCACGAGAAATTACTAACTGGAAAATATTTTCACATCCTCACCCCTTCATCATAGAAATCACATGAAGAAGTTCATATGATGCAAGTTTTAGGTTTAAAGCCATCGAACTTGCGACCCAGGAAGGAAACCGTGCTGCTGCACGCAAGCTTAGTATCAAAGAATCTATAGTGAGACGTTGGAGGCGGCAGCGGGAAGAGCTCATGAAATGCCAAAAGTCGAGAAAAGCTTTCAGAGGACATAAAAGCAGCTGGCCTGAACTTGAAAATGGCCTGGAAGACTGGGTGAACACACAGAGAGCAGGTGGCCGAGGTGTATAAATACCGGTTATTTTCTTTTGGTTCTGTTCCGTTTTAATCAGCAAAGTCGCTGCCGTGTTAAAAGGCACTGTTCTGAAAGAATCTTTTAGGTACATGTACAGTTTCAGTACAAAATTGTTCTGTACATGCAGTAAATTTCTAATTTTTCAACATAGATATCTGCGGCTTATGGCCCGTGCTGGCTATGTAtatctttttcttcttttgtaaAATTGCGCGGATGCGGCTTATATACAGGTGCGCTCTATAGTCCAGAAATTACGgtaatttcattttccttcagcttagtccctttataaatctggggtagctacaacggaatgaaccgccaatttatccagcacatgttttacgcagcggatgcccttccagctgcaacccatctctgggaaacatccacactcatacaccacggacaatttaacctagccaattcacctgtaccgcatgtctttggactgtgggtaaaaccggagcactcagaggaaacccacgccaacacgggcttAACAAAATTGACAACTTTAAAAGTGAACTCGATATAGATTCATTACTATAGTGAAACTTGGGGTTGGTAAAAAGGTAATGTTATTTTAATCTGGAAAATAAAAATCTCTAAAGGAACATTATTGCTTTATGTAATTTGTGTGGTCGAATATTCAGAAGATCTTCAGAAGATTGAGCTTCTTCTTTCAGACGCCTGTTGAGAGACAGCTGCGTATCGCCTGAAGCACAATGGAAACTGATCTTTGACTGCTCCTCTGAAATTCTGACTGGCAAACGCATAGATGATTGGGTTGAGGCAACAGTGGCTCAAGGCGATGGTTTCCACCCACTGCATGGCAAGACTCAAACTATTATGCCACTCGCAAGAAAATAAGTACCCTATTCTCTGCAGGAACATAAGAAACATGACAATGTTGTATGGAGTAAGGAAAAGAAAATAAACCGCTACCACAGACAGGATCAGTTTGACCACCTTGCGTTTTTTTTCTGATTTCATGCTGAACAGAGTAGAGATAATCCGGGAATAATAAAAGCTCATGATAATCAAAGGGAAAATCAAGCTCAGAAGGTTCATGCTAATGTAAGTGAAGGACTTCCAGGATGTATCATAAGGAAAATCAGGTTGGCaagatattttgttgtttaaattaaaattctCTTTGGTAAAAATGATGTTAGGTAGAGATGCAAACAGGCTGAGTATCCATACCAACAAGGCCAAACCCAATCTTGCAGAGCAGTTTTTGGAGAACATACTGTGGGGATGGACGATGATGACATAGCAATCCAGCGTCATGAGGACCATGAAGAAGATGCTGGCGTAGAGACCAATCATGAAGAGACCTGTTATAGTGTGACAcataaacttgccaaaaatccaCTCATCCATGGCATTGTGTGCCCAAAATGGAAGTGACACAAGGATGAGTAGGTCAGATAGGGCTAGGTTGAAGAGGCACACGTCTGTCATGTTGGACTTTTGACGATATCTGATGAAGACCCACACGACCAGACCATTTCCAATGAAGCCAATGATGAACACTATGCTGTACATGATGGGAAGGAAAACCTCACTGAAAGCCTTCGTCTTGGCATCGTTGCATGGTGGTGCTACATTTTCAGTTTCGTTAAAATTGTAGTAATCATCGAAATCTGCACACAAAGACCACAATTTTAGGCCATATAACAAACGTAAACATATAAATATGCTAAGTTCATAATCGTCTACTTTACTAGTTACACCTTATTAGTAaccggttggacccccttttgccttaagaactgtcttaatcctttgtggcataaattcaacaaggcactggaaatattcctcagagattttggtccatgttgacatgatagcatcacgcagttgctgcagatttgtcagctgcacatccatgaatgCAAatatcccgttccaccacattccagtgctctattggattgagttctggtgactgtggaggccatttgagtacaatgaactcattttcatgttcatgaaaccagtctgagatggttcgCACAATATGACATGGTGCTTTatcatgctggaagtagccatcagaatatgggtacactgtggtcataaagggatggacatggtctgcaacaatactcaggtgggctgtggtgctgacactatgctcaattggtactaatgggcccaaagtgtggcaagaaaatatcccccacaccattacaccaccaccatcagcctaaaccgttgattcaaggcaggatggatccatgctttcatggtgttgacaccaaattctgaccctactatctgtATGcaacagcagaaatcgagactcatcagaccaggcaacgtttttccaatcttctattgtgcaactttggtgagcctgtgcaaactgtagcctcagattcctgttcttagctgacaggagtggtcttctgctgttgtagcccatctgcctcaaggttggacgtgttgtgtgttcagagatgctcttcttcatacttcggttgtaacgagtgattatttgagttactattgcctttctatcagctcaaaccagtctggccattctcctctgacctctggcatcaacaaggcatttgcgcccacagaactgccactcactggatatttcctctttttcagaccattctctgtaaacactagagatggttgtgtgtgaaaatcccagtagatcagcagtttctctctggcaccaacaaccatgccacattcaaagtcacttaatttgcgctgctgccatgtgattggctgattagaaatttatgttaaggagcagttagacaggtgtacctaataaagtggttggtgTTTGTATAATAATACGTAactcatttaatgtttaaatgttttgtaattttttaccagataattacatttaaattgtaattgaCAAAAAGCACAATAAAAAGTTCAAAGTATATGAAAGAATAGTTTTTATATGTAGCATTAtagtgatgcagtggcgcagtgggaagagctgtcgcctcacagtgagaaggtcgctgtttcgagcctcgactgggtcagttttcatgttctccctgcattcacgtgggttccgggtgctctggtttcccccacagtccaaagacatgcggtacaggtgaattgggtaggctaaattgtctgtagtgtatgagtgtgtgtggatgtttcccagaaatgggttgcagctggaaagggcatccgctgcgtaaaaacgtgttggataagttggcggttcattctgctgtggcgaccccggattaataaagggactaagccgaaaagaaaatgaatgaatgaatgaatgatgtagcaTTATTACATTGGATTGACTGTTTAATCACCCACCAGGCTTTGGTGTCCCCGTCATGTCTCTTGGTTATAACAGCGCAATCTGTGAAAGTCCTGTGATACTCTAAAAAAAAGCAGAAAGTACAGTATTATAATCATGAACCTCCCAGAGGACTTCTTcacactaaaaaaaaagaaaagaaaaagaagtgACACATGGGTTAATTTGCAAAATCAAATAActgtaataacaaataatttactactaccactgatacacACTTAAGACTTAATTTCCCATAACCCACGGCCTTGATTACTTGATCCATTACAGGTACATGTTACCTGGACTATTTAAGACTCAGGCTGTATCCAAAATTGCCTCTATACACCTTATTCATGCTGCAGACTGAATACATAATTtccggtggctcagtggttagcactgtcacctcactgcaaaaaggtcgctggttcgagtcccggctgggtcagttataatgtctgtgtggagtttgcatgttctccctgtgttcacgtgggtttcctcttggtgctccggcttcccccacagtccaaagggtAAACAActgccatagtgtatgagagcaTGTCTGAATGTTAGAGTGAATGGgtttttcccaatactgggttgcggctggaagggcatccgctgcataaaa
This region includes:
- the ccr11.1 gene encoding C-C chemokine receptor type 2; translated protein: MTGTPKPDFDDYYNFNETENVAPPCNDAKTKAFSEVFLPIMYSIVFIIGFIGNGLVVWVFIRYRQKSNMTDVCLFNLALSDLLILVSLPFWAHNAMDEWIFGKFMCHTITGLFMIGLYASIFFMVLMTLDCYVIIVHPHSMFSKNCSARLGLALLVWILSLFASLPNIIFTKENFNLNNKISCQPDFPYDTSWKSFTYISMNLLSLIFPLIIMSFYYSRIISTLFSMKSEKKRKVVKLILSVVAVYFLFLTPYNIVMFLMFLQRIGYLFSCEWHNSLSLAMQWVETIALSHCCLNPIIYAFASQNFRGAVKDQFPLCFRRYAAVSQQASERRSSIF